In Bacteroidales bacterium, a single genomic region encodes these proteins:
- a CDS encoding type II toxin-antitoxin system VapC family toxin — protein sequence MEYLLDTNICIYIIKKRPANVLKKFESLSPGDVAISSITLAELYYGIMKSSNPKKNQEALDKFLIPLEILDFDYAVTIEYGKIRADLEKNGTPIGPLDTLIASHAKSLNLTLVTNNEKEFERIPDLKIENWTI from the coding sequence ATGGAATATTTGCTGGATACAAACATCTGTATTTATATCATTAAAAAAAGACCTGCCAACGTACTGAAAAAATTTGAAAGTTTATCACCTGGAGACGTTGCAATTTCTTCTATTACTTTAGCTGAACTGTATTATGGAATAATGAAAAGTTCCAATCCCAAGAAAAATCAGGAAGCCCTTGATAAGTTTTTAATTCCTCTTGAAATTCTCGACTTTGACTATGCTGTAACCATTGAATATGGAAAAATTCGAGCAGACTTGGAAAAAAACGGCACCCCAATTGGACCCTTAGACACATTGATTGCTTCTCATGCCAAGAGCCTTAACCTTACTTTAGTGACTAATAATGAAAAGGAGTTCGAACGAATTCCAGACCTGAAAATAGAAAACTGGACAATATAA
- a CDS encoding helix-turn-helix transcriptional regulator, translating to MKKTNPNIKSWTEIKDEQFGKKGTPRRDQLEREFEGFKIGYLLRQARENKNLTQEQLGEILQKKRSYISRIENDGSNMTLKTLYEVVEKGLGGKVNISIKI from the coding sequence ATGAAAAAAACTAATCCAAATATTAAAAGCTGGACAGAGATTAAAGATGAACAATTCGGTAAAAAAGGTACTCCCAGAAGAGATCAGCTTGAGAGGGAATTTGAAGGATTTAAAATTGGGTATTTATTAAGACAAGCCCGTGAAAATAAAAATTTGACTCAAGAACAATTAGGCGAGATACTGCAAAAAAAGCGTAGTTATATTTCAAGGATTGAAAACGATGGAAGCAATATGACATTAAAAACTCTTTATGAAGTAGTAGAAAAAGGACTTGGAGGGAAGGTAAATATATCGATAAAAATTTAA
- a CDS encoding DUF2442 domain-containing protein, translating to MKISVDYNQTETKTLRIEDAKYIGDYAIRIKFNDGTEKLVDFKPFLSKSLHPSIRKYLDESLFTQFKIVDGNLNWNDYDMIFPIWDLYDGKVDIRR from the coding sequence ATGAAGATATCAGTTGATTATAACCAAACAGAAACCAAAACCCTGAGAATTGAAGATGCAAAGTATATTGGGGATTATGCCATAAGAATTAAATTCAATGATGGCACTGAAAAATTAGTTGATTTCAAACCATTTTTATCCAAATCATTACATCCTTCAATAAGAAAATATCTCGATGAAAGTCTTTTCACTCAATTTAAGATAGTTGATGGAAATCTCAATTGGAATGACTATGATATGATTTTCCCCATTTGGGATTTATATGACGGAAAAGTTGATATCAGGCGCTAA
- a CDS encoding DUF4160 domain-containing protein codes for MPKIFEYLGILIFFYSNEHEPIHVHAKKGEFESKAEFYIINGIIQEIKIKTVKGAKPLKGQNLKDFESFLEMYADKIVEKWINYFVYHKEVEFEKITKRLK; via the coding sequence ATGCCCAAAATCTTTGAATACTTAGGAATCCTTATATTCTTTTACTCCAATGAACACGAACCAATTCATGTTCACGCCAAAAAAGGAGAGTTTGAAAGTAAAGCAGAGTTTTATATCATAAATGGAATTATTCAAGAAATCAAGATTAAAACTGTAAAAGGAGCAAAACCACTCAAAGGACAAAATCTTAAAGACTTTGAATCGTTTTTAGAGATGTATGCGGATAAAATTGTCGAGAAATGGATAAATTATTTTGTATACCATAAAGAGGTTGAATTTGAAAAAATAACCAAAAGATTAAAATGA